The Musa acuminata AAA Group cultivar baxijiao unplaced genomic scaffold, Cavendish_Baxijiao_AAA HiC_scaffold_1137, whole genome shotgun sequence genome segment gaagagcgggcttggtacagcccaccatatgagttggagggggagaattgttgggtccagcccatatgtgggcttggacaattgggtctattgagcccaaatcagtaaatgaaagaaattaaaaagatgagagagaaggtgaggaaaggagatgagattgcagcgtgcgacgtgcagaggaaagaggagagagaaagattaggtttctaagttttctgcttgacgatcggtggccaaacgttgttagttttggcccaaatgttatgtggagaatccttgcagcaaactctacaatcctaacggtgttgatctgcagtttaccctctctaaggtactttcctacgatatccactttgtgagacctagaattctcttttgaggagatccatcctacatgatgaagatatgttattcttgagccaaaatctatgatcttgatgttattctgattctctagttattctagagaagacctactgtaaacctattatcattattattgtttatgctgtgctgattgatattaacattttgatatcaagttagtattttgatgaggaacctattttgatacataaagaggaaaaagaattattccacaatttcttcccaacataatcAAATTCAGAAAAATCAAGGACATCAAATCTCGTGTTTAATATGTGGAAAGTTCATCACAATGGGCACAATGCATGTGCCCAATTCTAGTCGTCATTTAATGGGGATTTGTCTACCATGGATTGGCAACACAAAATCAAAATCATGTAGACATGGTTGAGTGCCTCAAAGTCTTGAGGTTGGTTGGATGTAAGTGTCCTCCGAGCAACTCGAGCTTGTGGATTGGTTCAGTTGGAACACACCTTTAATGTGGTGGTACCCTCACAAATAATGGATGCCGAACCCATTTGAAATCAAGGACTCGACTCGACAATGGATGGGCCACATACTAAAGTAAACAGAGACATGTCTCCAATCTACATGAACAATTCAACCTATTTATATCTCTTTTAGGGTTTGGCTACAAACTACCTACTCCTTTTAACTCATACGCACATCAttactactattattattatttacaattAAATATGTATTGACGTTCATTATCACTCTAGAGTTTCCCTATAAACCACTTCAAACTATTCTTCATCCTAGTTTCGAAATCGATAATTTCAATTTTAAAATCAATGGTTTAGATTCTAGAATCAATGATTTAGATTTCGATTCGGATCGACTCCGATTCGAACTACTAGTTTATATATTTATCATCTCTaatgttaatattattttatttaacttaatcaaatcaaataattaataattaatttataatcgattcaattaatatttaatctaatctaatttaaattatatCGATCAAATGTCTTATCATATATTTTTCATCTCATTATGGATGAGTCGCACAGGTGTTCGTAACACAGCATAAATGACACCACCGAACCGATTCCATCTCCCTGACGTCACCTCTGGCCACTGCAGCCACGTCATGTCCTACAAATCTATCCCTCAAAAAGTTAATGCTGACATTATATGAATCTGCATTTGACCGCCCCCTCTCTCTGTGTCACGCACACAGTATATCCACTTGACTTGTCTGCATATGAATCTCCTATGATCACAAGATATCTTCTCTGCCCTCGCAGTATAAAGATCCTACTCCCTCCTTATACTTCCCTTCCATCTCCGGTGTTGTTGCGATCACATTCACCGGCGCTAAGCCATGATGGAGAGACAAATTGTCCACCGGAAGTGCCTCAAGCGATCCAAAACTATcgtcaggaagaagaagaagcccatCAAGGTGGTCTACATCTCCAACCCCATGAGGGTGACCACCAGCGCCGCCACGTTCCGCGCCCTCGTGCAGAAGCTCACCGGCCGCGACTCCCTCGTCGCCGACACGAACACGGTGAGCGCTTCTCTAGTACACGAGTCCACCGACGAACCCCCGGTGGCCTCCGCAGCGGCTTCTGAGTCTCCCAGCTCGATGCTCTCGAGTCTCACCGTGAGCTGCACGGTGGAGGCATACAATAGTCTGGTGGCTCCGACTGTGGTGTTCGATGAGGAGAACTTCTGTGGACTCATGTCGGCGACGCTGTATCATGAGCGTCAACTTGCAGGGCTTGGGAGCTACGATGAAGTGTGAGAAGACTCGATCTGTGCTTGGGTGTGTTCTGTAACAGGATGCAGTGTGTTTGTATGCCTACTTCttgatattttcttttcatttgcaaCAATCAATACTTCCAAGTGTCAAGTTTTATGGAAGGGTGCATGGCATGTAGATTATTCTAAGAGATTGTGTTGAACATAATGGATCCAAGATCTATAGAAAGCAGGAAGGATATTTATACAAATAGTGGCTATTTGACTTTTATATGTAATAGTGGATATTTATACAAATATAAAAGtaataaattttcttgttaaatgcTTAGTATCTAAGATTATGCTTAATGGATTCCAAGATATTATTCTGCAGTCCATAAGAATCATCTGGATGATATTAGAACATTTTATTAGTGAACATGCTTCAACCCTCTAAGCAATCAGCTACAAGATGCTCTTACTAAGGTCTCTTTTCCATGGCTTTTTCAACATGCTTAAGTCAATTTTTGTTGTTACAAGTAATTTTGATTGATAGTTATACTAAAAAATAACAGTTTAATTGGATAAGACAGACAACAAGATGATCATTTAATTGAAAATGATTGCTGAAAAGTCCAAGAAAACCATACCCAACAAGATTATCATTTAATTGAAAATGACTACTTATTCAAAGGAGTGAAGAGAGAAAAATGAAAGAATTTATGAAGTTATAATAGCCAAAATTACAATATTAGCTTTAAAAAGATCTGatcattatagatttttttttgaatcaataAAAGTATAAGCAATCAAGAAGTTTTTCCCATGATTTATGATCATGTAACTTTCAACAAAATGAGATCAATTCAATTGAAGCTAGTTAGAAAAGATATTTTACTGTTTTTTTACTTTTCTCTAACAAATATctacaaaaattaaattatattagtGATTTCAATTCAgtcaaaaataaaattgattagtCAATGTTTATTATATACAATGCTTAAAATTCCTTCTTATCATTAATTTAATAATCATttgttggatatatatatatttaacctATAAAGTgctaacaataaaaaaaaaaaaagcctaaaaGAAAAGTGGAGATGTTAGAATTAGTTCATATTCTACTATATATGTTTATAGGTACATAGTGACATGACAGGTACATAGTGACATGACAGATACGTAACCTGATAGTATGCGATCAACTAATTGATCACCATAGGTTACGATGGCCATACACGGAGAACATGGTGGCAGTCGGATCAAGTAACACATAATTAGTGATACGTGGCCAAATGGTCAATCGTCCGAACCCTGCTTAAAACGTCGCATGTCCACTTCCTGTCACTAACGATTTCGGGCGTAACTATCTCCAAAGTCACTTTTAAAAAAGATCCTAAGTATACTCTTACACACAACTTCATTCTCAATATTAGCTGGCTAGTTCGATCGGATCGAATCCAAAACTGACT includes the following:
- the LOC135670970 gene encoding sigma factor binding protein 1, chloroplastic-like; the encoded protein is MERQIVHRKCLKRSKTIVRKKKKPIKVVYISNPMRVTTSAATFRALVQKLTGRDSLVADTNTVSASLVHESTDEPPVASAAASESPSSMLSSLTVSCTVEAYNSLVAPTVVFDEENFCGLMSATLYHERQLAGLGSYDEV